TATGTTCAATACACATGAACATTATGCACACTACGAAAAAAAGTCATCCTTGCACATCCTTTTGATCAGAGCACAAAATGTCTATTTCTAACAGCCGCACAGTTTTTCAAGTCATTATTTTGtacagtatattattattattgttaatactATTTGCgcgtacatatatatatatttaagaggatctttgtttttatgtgaatcTGCATTTTGATGGTGCTGTTACACCTCAGCTTTCCAAGTTGAGTTAATGAAGTaaaattctattctattgtaaTACCATTGATGATTTACAAAATTTATTGCaagtaaaaatcagaagaatgtgtaaacaaatgtgtttatttattattagagAGCAATAGTGATTacacagcatcatgaagaccaaggaatgcagcaggcaggtcaggtcagggagaaagcaGTGGAGAAGTTCAGCTATAAAGTTGCTTACCTTTAAAGCCCAGTTTGGTTCCATTTCCAAACACTATGTGTCCACAGGAAGCCACAGCACAGTAATAGGTTCCAGCCTGAGACCCAGTcaggttctgcagcagcaggctgTACCAACATGAGCGGGTTCGCTCCTGAGTTTTCTGTCCACACTGATCGTTCCTGCCTCTGCGGCTGTAAAGGAGTCCTGGAACTGATTCTCCATTGTTCCTGAACCAGTAAACACTGTGTTCTCCGTCACAGCTCCCAGTTTCTGCTGTGCAGGTTAGAGTCACATGACCTCCCGGCTGGACGGCCTCAGATTCTACCTGATGGACCAAAGTCTGCACGTTTGAGTCTGAACCCTTCACGAACACCGTAGTGCCATTTCCAAATTCGAAATTGTACATGTAACCACTGGAGCAGTAGTAAGTGGCTGTGTCTGAAGGCTGCAGCTCGGTAATAATCAGGTGGTTTTTACCTTCTCCAGAGTCCAGGCTGAAACGTGGattgttttcaaattcattGTAAAAAGTACGCTGTCCATATTTGAACACAGTGGAAATGAGTTGTGGTTTTTGTCCCAAGGTGTGTTTATACCAGCTGAACTTGGCAGCCTCATCAGTTTCATAGGAACAATCCAAGGTCAAAGTCTCTCCAGCTTCAGCTGACAAAACGCTGCTTTTCTGACGGACAGCCAAGGAGACGGTTTTTTTCTGAGCTGAGGAAAGGAAAAGGCCGAATGAATCACACCCATAATTAACACATGAAACCAAAGTCACAAACTTCAAAGGAATTACACTAAAGACACAAAAGCACAAACTCACCCATGTTCACCAGGGGCAGACATGTCAGCCAGAAGACAAAGTGTGCAGGCGTCATCTTGGTCAAACTGCTGAATGAAAGGAACTTCAATCCTTCCTTCACTTTATAGTCAAGACTGTACTTGTGTGGCCCAGTAGGAGTGACAGCATGTCATGTTCAGGAAACGTGATCACTTATTCACTGACGGTTGTTGGTCATTCTCAGAAAACAAGACCTTCTGTCAAATTGGTGCAAGTGGATTGCAGGCAGCAAATTTTAGgttttggggggggaaaaaatcccagGGTGTTTAAAGCATttcagttttagcaaatatgcaTCATCAAACATGAGAgctgagtaaaaaaataaataaaatttttattatcagacattttttttccccaagttaACAGTTCCCagttatttcaaataatttatgCAGAAATTAGTTTGTTTCAGAACAAATCACTTTCATGTAAAACACTGTATTACACAGCTGCTGAGGTTGTAGAAAAGTAAAAACGACATTAACTTAACATCAGTCTAACTCAAATAAATCAGAAGGGATGGTTTTCATTACTTTCCAGTCATTTGGTGTAACTAAGCAGATTCCTAAATAGCTTCGTTTAGGTACCAGTTTAATCAGGGAGAGCACTCAAGAAAGTCTGTGCTGCTCTGACTGttatgtaaatgtttctttgtaaaacagaaataaggaatctgctatttttttattttacccatGAACttcaaaacatacatttttactattattattacacttattgtATAATTTTATCAATTAGTCCCATTTATTTGCTTTGCacttttgtaatttattcagCAACATGAAGGGATTTGTTTGAACCTTTCTGTAGAATAAGGAGGTTCTGTATGTTTCTCAGAACAtacaaaaaacataacagtGAAATCAATGTGTAAACTCATTAAGCAGCAGCTTTGATTTCTCTACAGGATCAGAGATCTATATTTGGGAAATTAAGTATTTCAATTATTTCTGCAAAATTTCAAAAAAGCTCAAGCTTATCTTCAGCCGGGAGACAGATGCTAGTTAAACCAGCGACTGGTCAAACACATCAGTGGATCGTCTTTCTTCAGAGATGCAGTTCCTGTCTTCATCAGGACAAGAACGTCTTCCCAAATGCAGACTAAAGACATAAAGAAAGTCCTTAGTTCACCTGGAGCAGAGTAGGAAAAAGAGCTagcagtgcattctgggattCAGTCTCCTGGTTCTCTGTGTAGCTCAGAACACAAGCGATGAGGTAACACTGCTAGTGAGAGGAGTCCTAACTGATGCTAACACTCAGGAGTGGAATGACCAGCAGGCTGCTCCTCtgaaagctgcagtatgtcacTTCATAAAGAATATGTTgttaacatccatccatccatccatccatcttcttccgcttatccgaggtcgggtcgcgggggtagcagcttcagaagggaggcccagacttccctctccccggccacttcttccatctcttccgggggaatcccgaggcgttcccaggccagccgagagacatagtccctccagcgtgtcctgggtcttccccggggcctcctcccggtgggacgtgcccggaacacctcaccagggaggcgtccaggaggcatcctgaccagatgcccaagccacctcaactggctcctctcgatgtgaaggagcagcggctctactctgagtccctcccggatgactgagcttctcaccctatctctaagggagagcccagccaccctacggagaaaacccatttcggccgcttgtatccgcgatctcgttctttcggtcatgacccaaagctcatgaccatagatgagggtgggaacgtagatcgaccggtaaatcgagagcttcgctttttggctcagctctctcttcaccacgacggaccggtacagcgcccgcttgacagcagacgctgcgccaatccgcctgtcgatctcccgctcccttcttcccccattcgtgaacaagatcccgagatacttaaactcctccacttggggcaggacaccccccctgacccggagaaggcactctacccttttccggctcaagaccatggcctcggatttggaggcactgatccccatcccggccgcttcacactcggctgcgaaccgatccagccagagctgcagatcacgatctgatgaagccaaaaggaccacatcgtctgcgaaaagcagagatgagatcctgaggccaccaaatcggatcccctcaacaccctggctgcacctagaaattctgtccatgaaagtgataaacagaatcggtgacaaagggcagccctggcggagtccaactctcaccggaaacgagcccgacttactgccggcaatgcggaccagactctgacaccggtcatacagggacctgacagcccgtatcaaagggcccggtaccccatactcccggagaaccccccacagggctccccgagggacacggtcgaacgccttctccaagtccacaaaacacatgtagactggttgggcgaactcccatgcaccctccaggaccctgctgagggtgtagagctggtccagtgttccacgaccaggacgaaaaccacactgctcttcctgaatccgaggttcgactatccgacggaccctcctctccaggacccctgaatagaccttgccagggaggcttaagagtgtgacccctctataattggagcacaccctccggtccccctttttgaacagggggaccaccaccccagtctgccaatccaggggaactgcccccgatgtccatgcgatattgcagagtcgcgtcaaccaacacaaccctacaacatccagagccttaaggaactccgggcggatctcatccacccccggggccttgccaccgcggagctttttaaccacctcggcgacctcgcccccagagattggagagcccaacccagagtccccaggctccgcttcctcagtggaaggcatgttggtgggattgaggaggtcttcgaagtactctgcccaccggcccacaacgtcccgagtagaggtcagcagcacaccatccccactataaacagtgttggtgctgcaccgcttcccccccctgagacgccggatggtggaccagaatcgcctcgaagccgtgcggaagtctttctccatggcctctccaaactcctcccacacccgagtttttgcctcagcaaccgcccgagccgcatgccgcttcgcccgccggtacccatcagctgcttccggagtcccacaggccaaaaaggctcgataggactccttcttcagcctgacggcatccctcaccgaaggtgtccaccaacgggttcgagggttgccgccgcgacaggcaccgacaaccttgcggccacagctccgatcggccgcctcgacaatggaggcacggaacacggtccactcagactccatgtcccccaccgcccccgggacgtgttcgaagttttgccggagatgggagttaaagctccgtctcacaggggattccgccagacgttcccagcagaccctcacaacacgtttgggcctgccaggtctgaccggctttcgcccccgccaccggagccaactcaccaccaggtagtggtcagtggacagctccgcacctctcttcacccgagtgtccaagacatacggccgcagatccgatgaaacgatgacaaagtcgatcatcgaactgtggcctagggtgtcctggtgccaagtgcacatatggacacccttatgcttgaacatggtgttcgttatggacaatccatggcgagcacagaagtccagcaacagaacaccactcgagttcaggtcgggtgggccgttcctcccaaccacgcccctccaggtctcactgtcgttgcccacgtgagcgttgaagtcccccagcagaacaagggagtccccaggaggagcactctccagtaccccctctaaggactccaaaaagggtgggtaatctgaactgtcgttcggcccgtaagcacaaacgacagtcagaacccgtccccccacccgtaggcggagggatcctaccctctcgttcaccggggtaaaccccaacgtacaggcgccgagatggggagcaacaagtatgcccactcctgcccgacgtctctctccctgggcaactccagagtggaagtatgtccagcccctctcaaggagactggttccagaaccagagccatgcgtcgaggtgagaccgactatttctagccggaacctctcgacctcacgcactagctccggctccttccccaccagagaggtgacattccacgtcccaagagccagtttctgcaaccgaggatcggaccgccagggtcccctcccttggccgccacccatcacacagtgcacccgacccctttggcccctcccacgggtggtgggcccatgggagggggggcccatgtttcctcttcgggctgagcccggccgggctccatgggtaaaagcccggccaccagacgctcgccatcgtgccccccctccaggcctggctccagagtggggccccggtgacccgcgtccgggcgagggaacaccaagtccaaggttttccttcatcattggggtcttcgggctgcactttgtctggtccctcacctaggacctgtctgccttgggtgaccctaccaggggcatgaagccccagacagcatagctcctaggatcattggggcactcaaacccctccaccacgataaggtggcagcccatggaggagatgTTGTTAACATATGTactaaaactgtcaccatgtcatgacaatTTGTTATGagtcagataatctgtgaaaagatcatcctccttcactttctctctctgctgctgtctAAAGAAACGCATTAatcccaaccaaaaacaaccaatcagagccaggaggaggggcttagcacTGCCAATCCCTCTCATACACTTGCTGCTAAATGGACTAGTGGGGGAGACACAACTTACCATTAAAGGAAAACTGCTTATCTGCTGTCATCaatggctatgctaactagcatgaGCATTCACAGCAGGATCTGCTGATAGGGATAAACTGCAGGAGAGGTGAGATGACCAGTGCCTTACAaaattgtgattgacagcactaagacccgcctcctcactctaattggttgtttctagttagcactgggagaaggcattTCTCCCACAGATGATCTTTCTCATAACATGTCATGACATCGTGAcagcttcaacaaatatgtgAGAGCTGGACAAAGGCACCAGGACCCCTTCTGACCAATGGGAtcagggtgtaagaaaatggatggatggaagcaTGAAATACTTAAACTTGGGAGGTTTATTGATTTGGCCTTTTTATCCACCTTTTGTCTCAGAAGCTTTAGATCTGCTTACATCTAAACCACATGTATCGCTGTGTGGGAGTGAAGACTTTGATTTGTGGGTATAAAGATTTGAAAACCATCTTCCTCCCTCCTCACAGTTGTGAACAACTTGGTGCTGGctgaaaagtttgagttttccAACTCACCCTGAAGTCAGAAATGAACATTATTGCTGACGCATTGTTAAGACTATTTAAGGTAAGCTGCTCTTTGGGGGTCGTAGTGACAGGTGACGTGAAGTAACTGGAAACGAGGCGGAGGCTTCCTGTTTGCTGACCTCACAGAGGTTCACGACAGAAGAGTGTCGCTGGTTCACCGTTGGTCTCTCAACCACAAAGTAGCATCTGTTGAGTTTGTGGTTTTCAGACAACATGTTGGCAGCAAACTGCCTGTGAAGACCATCTGGCTCCATCGCTTCACTCAGAACATGTGTTTGCTTCAgacacataaacattttataaatattgaaCCCAGCACCTCTCTGAGTGACACAATATAATCTGAatactaaaaaaacaacctgaagtTGCAGGTCTCTTACATGTGCCTCCAATTCATTATCTTGGTTCCTGCTTGTCTCTGACTGTCATTGTGTTTACACCAGACCCGACATGATCAAGGTTTGGTCAGAGACAAGTTGTTGTGGGTTTGGGCTTCTGGTCAGGTTTCCTGTGTTTGCACTCAGCCAGCACTGATGTTTCCGCCAGTGGAAACTTGTGCTGTGCAGACCACACCACCTCCACCACACAGGTGGAGAGGAAGACTGGGTTAACAGTAAGACAAAGCTGTAGACTAAATGTTCCAACCTTTTGGTTGATGTGTTTAGATGACTGGAGAAGTTTATTTCATGAGTGTGTGGTCAGTAGTGCACTGTAATACTGATCACACACTCAGTATTGCTGTGCATCTAGCAAGTAGACAACATGCTTCAgacacataaacattttatctgtGGTGATGTTGGCGCCTTGCAGTGGTGATGCAAGGAGCCAACACTCCTTGCATCACCAAGGAGTGGAGCAAGCAGCACCACCACTGCTTGCTAACTGACTGTAGCTAGCAGTCAGTTAGCAAggtcacactcacacacatatcCATTAACATAACCTACTTGTTTTTGGAGCCTCAGCATAAAACCATCTAAGAATTGAAAGAAACATTCAGGTttgacaaatatatatatatgtatatattttcattgCAATAAAAGTGTAAGGATTCCAGAGCCCCCTGCTGACCAATAGCTTTACTTCACTCATTTCAAAACTGATGATTTAATCTGAATAAACACACTGAGCTGTGGTTGGGAGAAAAGCTGCCATTTTCTCCCAGGTTGATAGTGTGGTTATGTCCAAGTTCTAA
The window above is part of the Xiphophorus couchianus chromosome 14, X_couchianus-1.0, whole genome shotgun sequence genome. Proteins encoded here:
- the LOC114157025 gene encoding immunoglobulin kappa light chain-like isoform X2, whose translation is MTPAHFVFWLTCLPLVNMAQKKTVSLAVRQKSSVLSAEAGETLTLDCSYETDEAAKFSWYKHTLGQKPQLISTVFKYGQRTFYNEFENNPRFSLDSGEGKNHLIITELQPSDTATYYCSSGYMYNFEFGNGTTVFVKGSDSNVQTLVHQVESEAVQPGGHVTLTCTAETGSCDGEHSVYWFRNNGESVPGLLYSRRGRNDQCGQKTQERTRSCWYSLLLQNLTGSQAGTYYCAVASCGHIVFGNGTKLGFKEPHSRLSHPDTRTAESEDQDEEDLQYAGLRLQKVYTSTGQDQRNEMIDCVYSAIKK
- the LOC114157025 gene encoding immunoglobulin kappa light chain-like isoform X1, whose product is MTPAHFVFWLTCLPLVNMAQKKTVSLAVRQKSSVLSAEAGETLTLDCSYETDEAAKFSWYKHTLGQKPQLISTVFKYGQRTFYNEFENNPRFSLDSGEGKNHLIITELQPSDTATYYCSSGYMYNFEFGNGTTVFVKGSDSNVQTLVHQVESEAVQPGGHVTLTCTAETGSCDGEHSVYWFRNNGESVPGLLYSRRGRNDQCGQKTQERTRSCWYSLLLQNLTGSQAGTYYCAVASCGHIVFGNGTKLGFKDEVNSMHLLTGALAFTSFLSFLQALLLFRIYKRKNSNTSEPHSRLSHPDTRTAESEDQDEEDLQYAGLRLQKVYTSTGQDQRNEMIDCVYSAIKK